The following proteins come from a genomic window of Corynebacterium hansenii:
- the pyk gene encoding pyruvate kinase yields MQRRTKIVCTLGPAVASLEGITSLVDAGMDVARLNFSHGEHEDHAQNYRWVREASDATGHAVGILADLQGPKIRLGRFAEGSTYWADGETVRITVDDVEGTHDRVSTTYKNLAQDAKPGDRLLVDDGKVGLKCIGVEGNDVICEVTEGGPVSNNKGVSLPGMDISVPALSEKDIRDLRFALNLGVDFIALSFVRSPSDVELVHAIMDEEGRRVPVIAKLEKPEAVDALEAIILAFDAVMVARGDLGVEVPLEDVPLVQKRAVQIARENAKPVIVATQMLDSMIVNSRPTRAEASDVANAVLDGADAVMLSGETSVGKYPETTVRTMARIVAAAERDGEVPSLTHMPRTKRGVISYAARDIGERLNARALVAFTSSGDTARRVARLHSRLPLLVFTPHQSVRSQLALTWGAETFLTREVRTTDDMMTTVDEALLAMDEYRRGDMMVVVAGTPPGNEGNTNLVHVHMLGEDIHGD; encoded by the coding sequence GTGCAAAGACGAACGAAGATCGTATGTACCCTTGGCCCCGCCGTCGCCTCCCTCGAGGGAATCACCTCGCTTGTCGACGCCGGCATGGACGTCGCCCGCCTGAACTTCTCGCACGGCGAGCATGAGGACCACGCGCAGAACTACCGCTGGGTCCGCGAAGCCTCCGACGCGACCGGTCACGCGGTGGGCATCCTCGCCGATCTGCAGGGCCCCAAGATCCGCCTCGGCCGCTTCGCCGAAGGCTCGACGTACTGGGCCGACGGCGAGACCGTCCGCATCACCGTCGATGACGTCGAGGGCACGCACGACCGCGTGTCCACCACCTACAAGAACCTCGCCCAGGACGCCAAGCCGGGCGACCGCCTGCTCGTCGACGACGGCAAGGTCGGCCTGAAGTGCATCGGCGTCGAGGGCAACGACGTGATCTGCGAGGTCACCGAGGGCGGCCCCGTCTCCAACAACAAGGGCGTCTCGCTGCCGGGCATGGACATCTCCGTGCCGGCGCTGAGCGAGAAGGACATCCGTGACCTGCGCTTCGCCCTGAACCTGGGCGTCGACTTCATCGCGCTGTCCTTCGTCCGCTCGCCGTCCGACGTCGAGCTCGTCCACGCGATCATGGACGAGGAGGGCCGCCGCGTCCCGGTCATCGCGAAGCTGGAGAAGCCGGAGGCCGTCGACGCGCTCGAGGCCATCATCCTGGCCTTCGACGCCGTCATGGTCGCCCGCGGCGACCTCGGCGTCGAGGTGCCGCTGGAGGACGTGCCGCTGGTGCAGAAGCGCGCCGTGCAGATCGCACGCGAGAACGCGAAGCCGGTCATCGTCGCCACGCAGATGCTCGACTCGATGATCGTCAACTCCCGCCCGACGCGCGCCGAGGCCTCCGACGTCGCCAACGCCGTCCTCGACGGCGCCGACGCGGTCATGCTCTCCGGCGAAACGTCGGTGGGCAAGTACCCCGAGACCACCGTGCGCACCATGGCGCGCATCGTCGCCGCCGCCGAGCGCGACGGCGAGGTGCCGTCGCTGACGCACATGCCGCGCACCAAGCGCGGCGTGATCTCCTACGCCGCCCGCGACATCGGCGAGCGCCTCAACGCGCGCGCCCTGGTGGCCTTCACGTCCTCCGGCGACACCGCCCGCCGCGTGGCGCGCCTGCACTCGCGCCTGCCGCTGCTGGTGTTCACCCCGCACCAGTCGGTCCGCTCGCAGCTGGCGCTGACGTGGGGCGCGGAGACGTTCCTCACCCGCGAGGTCCGCACCACCGACGACATGATGACCACCGTCGACGAGGCCCTGCTGGCCATGGACGAGTACCGCCGCGGCGACATGATGGTCGTCGTCGCCGGCACGCCCCCGGGCAACGAGGGCAACACCAACCTGGTCCACGTCCACATGCTGGGCGAGGACATCCACGGGGACTGA
- the glgP gene encoding alpha-glucan family phosphorylase encodes MKATGIVEVSYNIPSALQPLVRLAMNMRWSWHRPTRELFESIDPDLWSRVNGPMALLHASPRSSLEALAADGEFLARMRAAAAELDAHLQDSLWFERSHDEHDRADAETTGVTNRTATDPIAAYFSMEFGIDPSLPIYSGGLGVLAGDHLKSASDLGVPLIGVGLLYTHGYFTQSLSADGWQEEAYVAHAPASLPVQKVRDGAGDHIHVEVDFPGHRTVSVALWVAQVGRVPLILLDTDIDANPTELRGITDRLYGGDDEHRVRQEIILGIGGVRAVNAFCDARGLMRPRVAHLNEGHAGFLGLERIRERMDEGATFDEALAITRAGNVFTTHTPVPSGIDRFDKEMVRRHIEAGGDGTSLLCPGVPVDRILELGAEDDPNRFNMANLALRLSQRANGVAKLHGAISRESFRGLYPGYEPDEVPIGSVTNGVHLPTWAHPAMEPVIAAACGGADPAVAEAWEHADAIGDEELWAARNTMRADLVDVARAALHDSWRHRGLDEAQLGWTRRVLDPDALTVGFARRVSTYKRLTLMLKAPDRLREILLDPDRPVQFVVAGKAHPRDMGGKQLMQELIRFADDAGVRDRFLFLPDYDMQLASHLVSGSDVWLNNPIRPQEASGTSGMKAVMNGGLTLSISDGWWDEMPQEGNGWTIPSVETHDQGYRDQLESQALYDLLEQEIVPSYYDRDDDGIPRAWLDRIRASLTTLSPKVTATRMLREYVDGYYRPADHANRLMAADGDAARQFVNWTRHVAQGWPNITLSRALCDGAPIGDGTRVLAGEEFQICVDVELGTLAHEDVRVEAIVGDVDGCGGRGGGEGHGGEGHGGGEMGGMRDNDIHAMEHRGRGRYSTTIRTDRPGTFGYAVRVVPRHQLLAHPAETGLVKYL; translated from the coding sequence ATGAAGGCAACAGGCATTGTCGAGGTTTCCTACAACATCCCGTCCGCCCTTCAGCCGCTGGTCCGGCTGGCCATGAACATGCGCTGGTCGTGGCACCGTCCGACGCGCGAACTGTTCGAGAGCATCGACCCGGACCTCTGGTCGCGCGTCAACGGCCCCATGGCCCTGCTGCACGCCAGCCCCCGCTCCTCGCTCGAGGCGCTCGCCGCCGACGGGGAATTCCTCGCCCGCATGCGCGCCGCCGCCGCGGAACTCGACGCCCACCTGCAGGATTCCCTGTGGTTCGAGCGCAGCCACGACGAACACGACCGCGCCGACGCCGAGACCACCGGAGTCACCAACCGCACGGCGACCGACCCGATCGCCGCGTACTTCTCCATGGAATTCGGCATCGACCCGTCGCTGCCGATCTACTCCGGCGGCCTCGGGGTGCTGGCCGGCGATCACCTGAAATCCGCGTCGGACCTGGGCGTGCCGCTGATCGGCGTCGGCCTGCTGTACACGCACGGCTACTTCACGCAGTCGCTGTCGGCCGACGGTTGGCAGGAGGAAGCCTACGTCGCCCACGCGCCGGCGTCGCTGCCGGTGCAGAAGGTCCGCGACGGCGCCGGCGACCACATCCATGTCGAGGTTGATTTCCCCGGCCACCGCACCGTCTCCGTCGCCCTGTGGGTCGCCCAGGTCGGCCGCGTCCCGCTGATCCTGCTCGACACCGACATCGACGCCAACCCGACCGAGCTGCGCGGCATCACCGACCGCCTTTACGGCGGCGACGACGAGCACCGCGTGCGCCAGGAGATCATCCTGGGCATCGGCGGCGTCCGCGCGGTCAACGCGTTCTGCGACGCCCGCGGCCTGATGCGCCCCCGCGTGGCGCACCTCAACGAGGGGCACGCCGGGTTCCTGGGCCTCGAGCGCATCCGGGAGCGGATGGACGAGGGCGCCACGTTCGACGAGGCGCTGGCCATCACCAGGGCGGGCAACGTCTTCACCACCCACACCCCGGTGCCCTCCGGCATCGACCGGTTCGACAAGGAGATGGTCCGCCGCCACATCGAGGCCGGCGGGGACGGCACGTCGCTGCTCTGCCCGGGCGTGCCCGTCGACCGCATCCTCGAACTCGGCGCCGAAGACGACCCGAACCGGTTCAACATGGCCAATCTGGCGCTGCGCCTCTCGCAGCGGGCCAACGGCGTCGCAAAGCTCCATGGCGCCATCTCGCGCGAGAGCTTCCGCGGCCTGTACCCCGGCTACGAACCCGATGAGGTGCCCATCGGTTCGGTGACCAACGGCGTCCACCTGCCCACGTGGGCGCACCCCGCGATGGAACCGGTGATCGCCGCGGCCTGCGGCGGGGCGGACCCGGCTGTCGCCGAAGCTTGGGAGCACGCGGACGCCATCGGCGACGAGGAGCTGTGGGCGGCCCGCAACACCATGCGCGCCGACCTGGTCGACGTCGCCCGCGCCGCCCTCCATGACTCGTGGCGGCATCGCGGCCTCGACGAGGCCCAGCTGGGCTGGACCCGCCGGGTGCTCGACCCGGATGCGCTCACCGTCGGCTTCGCCCGGCGGGTGTCCACCTACAAACGGCTGACGCTGATGCTCAAGGCCCCCGACCGCCTGCGCGAGATCCTGCTCGACCCCGACCGGCCCGTGCAGTTCGTCGTCGCGGGCAAGGCGCACCCGCGCGACATGGGCGGCAAACAGCTGATGCAGGAGCTGATCCGCTTCGCCGACGACGCCGGCGTCCGCGACCGTTTCCTCTTCCTGCCGGACTACGACATGCAGTTGGCGTCCCACCTGGTCTCCGGCTCCGACGTGTGGCTGAACAACCCGATCCGCCCGCAGGAGGCGTCGGGCACCTCCGGCATGAAGGCGGTCATGAACGGCGGCCTGACGCTGTCGATCTCCGACGGCTGGTGGGACGAGATGCCGCAGGAGGGCAACGGCTGGACCATCCCGTCCGTGGAAACGCACGACCAGGGCTACCGCGACCAGCTGGAATCGCAGGCGCTGTACGACCTGCTGGAGCAGGAGATCGTGCCGTCGTATTACGACCGCGACGACGACGGCATCCCGCGCGCCTGGCTCGACCGCATCCGCGCGTCGCTGACGACGCTGTCGCCGAAGGTCACCGCCACCCGCATGCTCCGCGAGTACGTCGACGGCTACTACCGCCCGGCCGACCACGCCAACCGGCTGATGGCCGCCGACGGCGATGCCGCGCGGCAGTTCGTCAACTGGACCCGCCACGTGGCGCAGGGCTGGCCGAACATCACGCTGTCGCGCGCGCTGTGCGACGGCGCCCCCATCGGCGACGGCACCCGGGTGCTGGCCGGCGAGGAATTCCAGATCTGCGTCGACGTCGAGCTGGGCACCCTCGCCCACGAGGACGTCCGCGTCGAGGCCATCGTCGGGGACGTCGACGGCTGCGGTGGACGCGGCGGCGGCGAGGGGCACGGCGGCGAGGGACACGGCGGCGGCGAGATGGGCGGAATGCGCGACAACGACATCCACGCCATGGAGCACCGGGGCCGCGGGCGGTACTCCACGACGATCCGCACCGACCGCCCCGGCACCTTCGGGTACGCCGTCCGCGTCGTGCCGCGCCACCAGCTGCTCGCGCATCCGGCGGAGACGGGGCTGGTCAAGTACCTGTAG
- the trpA gene encoding tryptophan synthase subunit alpha yields the protein MSLSDVFATVRAENRAAFIAYLPAGYPTVEGSIDNINAVVAAGADIVEVGLPYSDPMMDGPTIQEAADIALDAGFRIRDLFHVIREVTAAGANCVTMTYWNPILQYGPEKFAEDFAAAGGMGAIIPDLIPEEADRWLAAAEKHGLDTIFLVAPSSSNERIALTTAASGGFVYATSHMGVTGAQKAVDSAAGILVSRTREFTELPVCVGLGVSDGEQAKEIAGFADGVIVGSALIKAAAKGRDELVALAEELAAGVRAGEAGERA from the coding sequence GTGAGCCTCTCAGACGTTTTCGCCACGGTCCGCGCCGAAAACCGCGCGGCCTTCATCGCGTACCTGCCCGCCGGCTACCCGACGGTCGAGGGATCGATCGACAACATCAACGCCGTCGTCGCCGCGGGCGCCGACATCGTGGAGGTCGGCCTGCCGTACTCCGACCCGATGATGGACGGCCCGACCATCCAGGAGGCCGCGGACATCGCCCTCGACGCGGGATTCCGCATCAGGGACCTGTTCCACGTCATCCGCGAGGTCACCGCCGCCGGCGCCAACTGCGTGACCATGACCTACTGGAACCCGATCCTGCAGTACGGCCCGGAGAAGTTCGCCGAGGACTTCGCCGCCGCCGGCGGCATGGGCGCCATCATCCCGGACCTGATCCCGGAGGAGGCCGACCGGTGGCTCGCCGCCGCCGAGAAGCACGGCCTGGACACCATTTTCCTGGTCGCGCCGTCGTCGTCGAACGAGCGCATCGCGCTGACCACCGCTGCCTCCGGCGGATTCGTCTACGCGACCAGCCACATGGGCGTCACCGGCGCGCAGAAGGCCGTCGACTCCGCCGCCGGCATCCTGGTGTCCCGCACCCGCGAGTTCACCGAACTGCCGGTGTGCGTGGGCCTGGGCGTGTCCGACGGCGAGCAGGCCAAGGAGATCGCGGGCTTCGCCGACGGCGTCATCGTCGGCTCCGCCCTGATCAAGGCCGCCGCGAAGGGCCGCGATGAACTCGTCGCGCTGGCCGAGGAGCTGGCGGCGGGCGTGCGCGCGGGCGAGGCCGGGGAGCGGGCGTGA
- the lgt gene encoding prolipoprotein diacylglyceryl transferase — MTVELLANIPSPPQGVWHLGPIPLRGYALSILAGIIIAVLWAKRRYADRGGDPEVVLDVAIFAIPAGIIGGRLYHVLTDWPKYFGEGGDPWRALNITAGGLGIWGAVALGTLAGLLVLKYRKVPVAPMLDAVAPTIILAQGIGRLGNWFNQELHGGPTDLPWGLEIYRRVDEAGNAAPVSGVSTGEVLAVVHPTFLYELLWNVAICILLVWLDRRLRLGGGIVFALYVAGYTLGRFFIELIRTDAATEVFGGLRINTVTSAVVFLIACGFVFALRKRRREAPGDVRGGAGADAAAPVRD, encoded by the coding sequence GTGACCGTCGAGCTGCTGGCGAACATCCCCTCGCCGCCGCAGGGCGTGTGGCACCTGGGGCCCATCCCGCTGCGCGGATACGCGCTGTCCATCCTGGCCGGCATCATCATCGCCGTGCTGTGGGCCAAGCGCCGCTACGCCGACCGCGGCGGCGACCCCGAGGTCGTCCTCGACGTCGCCATCTTCGCCATCCCGGCGGGCATCATCGGCGGCCGGCTCTACCACGTGCTCACCGACTGGCCGAAGTACTTCGGCGAGGGCGGCGACCCCTGGCGGGCGCTCAACATCACCGCCGGCGGACTGGGCATCTGGGGCGCCGTCGCGCTGGGCACCCTGGCCGGCCTGCTGGTCCTGAAATACCGGAAGGTGCCCGTCGCGCCGATGCTCGACGCGGTCGCGCCGACGATCATCCTCGCCCAGGGCATCGGCCGCCTGGGCAACTGGTTCAACCAGGAACTCCACGGCGGCCCGACCGACCTGCCGTGGGGGCTCGAGATTTACCGGCGGGTCGACGAAGCCGGCAACGCCGCGCCCGTATCCGGCGTCTCCACCGGCGAGGTGCTCGCCGTGGTGCACCCGACGTTCCTGTACGAACTGCTGTGGAACGTCGCCATCTGCATCCTGCTCGTGTGGCTCGACCGGCGGCTGCGGCTCGGCGGCGGCATCGTCTTCGCCCTCTACGTCGCCGGCTACACGCTGGGCCGGTTCTTCATCGAGCTGATCCGCACCGACGCCGCGACCGAGGTCTTCGGCGGCCTGCGCATCAACACCGTCACGTCCGCCGTGGTTTTCCTGATCGCCTGCGGGTTCGTGTTCGCGCTGCGCAAGAGACGTCGCGAAGCTCCCGGGGACGTCCGCGGCGGGGCGGGGGCCGACGCGGCCGCGCCGGTTCGGGACTAG
- the hisI gene encoding phosphoribosyl-AMP cyclohydrolase, with product MIGNGEAGERLVVGKRDPDDPATWELAPELAGRLKRNDAGLVPAIVQEIGTGDVLMLAWMDDHALAYTIGTRRGTYWSRSRGEYWIKGMTSGHFQKVHHVALDCDHDTVLVTVEQTGAACHTGAHSCFDVDPLV from the coding sequence ATGATCGGCAACGGCGAAGCGGGGGAGCGGCTGGTCGTCGGCAAGCGGGACCCCGACGACCCCGCGACGTGGGAGCTGGCCCCCGAGCTGGCCGGCCGCCTCAAGCGCAACGATGCCGGCCTGGTGCCCGCGATCGTGCAGGAGATCGGCACCGGTGACGTGCTCATGCTCGCGTGGATGGACGATCACGCGCTGGCCTACACGATCGGCACCCGCCGCGGCACCTACTGGTCGCGGTCGCGCGGCGAATACTGGATCAAGGGCATGACCTCGGGGCACTTCCAGAAGGTCCACCACGTCGCCCTGGACTGCGACCACGACACCGTCCTGGTCACCGTCGAGCAGACCGGCGCCGCCTGTCACACGGGCGCGCATTCCTGCTTCGACGTCGATCCGCTGGTGTAG
- a CDS encoding anthranilate synthase component I produces the protein MTRTSTRTSMTSRERFRDLARNHRVVPVIRRVLADGETALSAYRKLAADRPGTFLLESADVGQSWSRWSMIGCGSRTALTVVDGEARWIGTAPEGAPEGGDPLVALRETLRLLHSELPLDDAAVAAGSVPPFTSGLVGYFGHDVIRFIERKLPDTCVDDLGVPEMVQLLVEDLAVVDHHEGVIWLVANQINWDGSDERVDEAYDDAVSRIDRMLGKLAAPLSTPPVEVELPEPEVRRQRTAEEHKRRIGVCKEHIRAGDAFQIVLSQRFEMDTDATALEVYRMLRMTNPSPYMFLVNVPDESMTATAFQIVGSSPESLVQVQGRRVITNPIAGTRPRGTGVEEDVLLEKELLADEKENSEHLMLVDLGRNDLGRVCEPGTVKVHDFRHIERYSHVMHLVSTVTGTLAEDATAVDAFAATFPAGTLSGAPKPSALAIIDELEDTRRGIYGGTVGYFDFRGNTDQAITIRSGLIKGGTVYVQAGGGIVADSDPEDEDAETRNKAAAVLRAVAAAETIREARGDAEGGADD, from the coding sequence ATGACGCGAACCTCGACGCGAACCTCGATGACGTCCCGCGAACGCTTCCGCGACCTCGCGCGGAATCATCGCGTGGTGCCGGTGATCAGGCGGGTGCTGGCGGACGGCGAAACCGCGCTGTCGGCGTACCGCAAGCTCGCCGCCGACCGCCCGGGCACGTTCCTGCTGGAGTCGGCGGACGTGGGGCAGTCGTGGTCGCGATGGTCGATGATCGGCTGCGGTTCGCGCACCGCCCTGACCGTCGTCGACGGCGAGGCCCGCTGGATCGGCACCGCCCCCGAGGGCGCCCCGGAGGGCGGCGATCCGCTGGTCGCGCTGCGCGAGACCCTGCGGCTGCTGCACAGCGAACTCCCGCTCGACGACGCCGCCGTCGCCGCCGGTTCGGTGCCCCCGTTCACGTCCGGCCTGGTCGGCTACTTCGGGCACGACGTCATCCGATTCATCGAGCGGAAGCTGCCCGACACCTGCGTCGACGACCTCGGCGTGCCGGAGATGGTGCAGCTGCTGGTCGAGGACCTGGCGGTGGTCGACCACCACGAGGGCGTGATCTGGCTGGTGGCCAACCAGATCAACTGGGACGGCTCCGACGAGCGGGTCGACGAGGCCTACGACGACGCCGTGTCGCGCATCGACCGGATGCTGGGCAAGCTCGCCGCGCCGCTGTCGACGCCGCCGGTGGAGGTCGAGTTGCCGGAACCGGAGGTGCGCCGCCAGCGCACCGCGGAGGAGCACAAGCGCCGAATCGGCGTGTGCAAGGAGCACATCCGCGCGGGTGACGCCTTCCAGATCGTGCTGTCCCAGCGCTTCGAGATGGACACCGACGCGACGGCGCTGGAGGTCTACCGCATGCTGCGGATGACCAACCCCAGCCCCTACATGTTCCTGGTCAACGTGCCCGATGAGTCGATGACGGCGACGGCGTTCCAGATCGTCGGGTCGTCGCCGGAGTCGCTGGTGCAGGTGCAGGGCCGGCGCGTGATCACGAACCCCATCGCCGGCACCCGCCCGCGCGGCACCGGAGTCGAGGAGGACGTGCTGCTGGAGAAGGAGCTGCTGGCCGACGAGAAGGAGAACAGCGAGCACCTCATGCTCGTGGACCTGGGCCGCAACGACCTCGGCCGCGTGTGCGAGCCGGGCACGGTGAAGGTGCACGACTTCCGGCACATCGAGCGGTACTCGCACGTCATGCACCTGGTGTCCACCGTGACCGGCACGCTCGCCGAGGACGCGACCGCCGTCGACGCCTTCGCCGCCACCTTCCCGGCGGGCACCCTGTCGGGCGCGCCGAAGCCGAGCGCCCTGGCCATCATCGACGAGCTGGAGGACACCCGGCGCGGCATCTACGGCGGCACGGTCGGCTATTTCGATTTCCGCGGCAACACCGACCAGGCGATCACCATCCGCAGCGGCCTGATCAAGGGCGGCACCGTGTACGTGCAGGCCGGCGGCGGCATCGTCGCCGACTCCGATCCGGAGGACGAGGACGCCGAAACCCGCAACAAGGCCGCGGCCGTGCTGCGCGCGGTCGCCGCCGCCGAAACCATCCGCGAGGCCCGCGGGGACGCCGAAGGGGGAGCAGATGACTGA
- a CDS encoding TIGR02234 family membrane protein — translation MTEPQGKREPEQMSGQRGEQVPEQDGGAKKTDRRPGAALALILASAIGLWLAGRAAWLTVTTFDDKSGEAVNDLVGATWAPETTALALALAAAVAATLIMGGLGRRVVGGLAAVIAAAAAWSPLQLLTAGADPKRALDLLSSGAATQRANAPVTVSDWAQIQNLETHSLGPVVSVIVAALGVLGGVLLLVRPGGTVAKRRSGAYETPEVRRERVRDDLSREPASGRVMWDALDAGVDPTDTDPADSDPAPGSTDTGAADSDPAPGGGRTDR, via the coding sequence ATGACTGAGCCGCAGGGGAAGCGGGAGCCGGAGCAGATGTCCGGGCAGCGGGGTGAGCAGGTGCCGGAGCAGGACGGCGGGGCGAAGAAGACCGATCGCCGCCCTGGCGCCGCCCTGGCGCTGATCCTCGCGTCGGCGATCGGCCTGTGGCTCGCCGGCCGGGCGGCGTGGCTGACCGTCACGACCTTCGACGACAAATCGGGCGAGGCGGTCAACGACCTCGTCGGCGCGACGTGGGCGCCGGAGACCACGGCGCTGGCGCTGGCGCTGGCCGCGGCCGTGGCGGCGACGCTGATCATGGGCGGCCTCGGGCGGCGCGTCGTCGGCGGCCTCGCCGCGGTCATCGCCGCGGCCGCCGCGTGGTCGCCGCTGCAGCTGCTCACCGCCGGCGCGGACCCCAAGCGCGCGCTGGACCTGCTCTCCTCCGGTGCGGCGACCCAGCGGGCGAACGCACCGGTCACCGTCTCCGACTGGGCGCAGATCCAGAACCTCGAGACCCACTCGCTGGGGCCGGTGGTGTCCGTCATCGTCGCGGCTTTGGGCGTGCTCGGGGGAGTGCTGCTGCTCGTGCGCCCGGGCGGGACCGTCGCAAAGCGGCGCTCCGGCGCGTACGAGACGCCGGAGGTGCGCCGCGAGCGCGTGCGCGACGACCTGTCGCGCGAACCCGCGTCGGGCCGCGTCATGTGGGACGCCCTCGACGCGGGCGTGGACCCGACCGACACCGATCCCGCGGATTCCGACCCCGCGCCAGGATCGACCGACACCGGCGCCGCGGATTCCGACCCCGCGCCCGGCGGCGGCCGCACCGACCGATAA
- the trpB gene encoding tryptophan synthase subunit beta, translating into MGHNGRVNDQEFKSKDAAGDRLPTVGEVISRTTGHEPDELGHWGPWGGTYIPEALMSVIGEVTEGYAKARTDEAFLAELDRLQRDYTGRPSPLYPAAKFGEMIGAEVWLKREDLNHTGSHKINNVLGQVLLAKNMGKTKIIAETGAGQHGVATATACALLGLECRIYMGAVDAERQALNIARMRLLGAEVIEVQIGSRTLKDAINEAMRFWVANADDTYYCFGTAAGPHPFPAMVRDFQRIIGAEARQQILAARGSLPDAAIACVGGGSNAIGLFHPFIDDESVRLIGAEAAGDGVETGRHAAPISAGGNPGVFQGSFAALMQDEDGQIIESHSISAGLDYPGVGPEHSKLADSGRAHYVPVTDDMAMDAFRDLSRTEGIIPAIESAHAVAAARVVAKQLRDELGREPVLIVNVSGRGDKDVDTAARWFDLHPESIRTPAETTGPETAEQELSDQRKEQGK; encoded by the coding sequence ATGGGTCACAATGGTCGGGTGAACGATCAGGAATTCAAGAGCAAGGACGCCGCCGGCGACCGCCTGCCCACGGTGGGCGAGGTCATTTCGCGAACCACCGGCCACGAGCCCGATGAGCTGGGCCACTGGGGGCCGTGGGGCGGCACCTACATCCCCGAGGCCCTGATGTCCGTCATCGGCGAGGTCACCGAGGGCTACGCCAAGGCCCGAACCGACGAGGCCTTCCTCGCGGAGCTCGACCGCCTGCAGCGCGATTACACGGGCCGCCCGTCGCCGCTCTACCCGGCGGCGAAGTTCGGCGAGATGATCGGCGCCGAGGTCTGGCTCAAGCGCGAGGACCTCAACCACACCGGCAGCCACAAGATCAACAACGTGCTCGGCCAGGTGCTGCTGGCCAAGAACATGGGCAAGACGAAGATCATCGCAGAGACCGGCGCCGGCCAGCACGGCGTGGCCACCGCCACCGCCTGCGCGCTGCTGGGCCTGGAATGCCGCATCTACATGGGCGCCGTCGACGCCGAGCGCCAGGCCCTCAACATCGCCCGCATGCGCCTGCTCGGCGCGGAGGTCATCGAGGTCCAGATCGGCTCCCGCACCCTCAAGGACGCCATCAACGAGGCCATGCGCTTCTGGGTCGCCAACGCCGACGACACCTACTACTGCTTCGGCACCGCCGCCGGCCCGCACCCGTTCCCGGCGATGGTGCGCGATTTCCAGCGCATCATCGGCGCCGAGGCCCGCCAGCAGATCCTCGCCGCCAGGGGTTCCCTCCCGGACGCCGCGATCGCGTGCGTCGGCGGCGGCTCCAACGCCATCGGCCTGTTCCACCCCTTCATCGACGATGAGTCGGTCCGGCTCATCGGCGCCGAGGCCGCGGGCGACGGCGTCGAGACCGGCCGCCACGCCGCCCCGATTTCCGCCGGCGGCAACCCGGGCGTCTTCCAGGGCTCCTTCGCCGCGCTGATGCAGGACGAGGACGGCCAGATCATCGAGTCCCACTCCATCTCCGCCGGCCTGGATTACCCGGGCGTCGGCCCGGAGCACTCCAAGCTCGCCGATTCCGGCCGCGCCCACTACGTCCCCGTGACGGACGACATGGCCATGGACGCCTTCCGCGACCTGTCCCGCACGGAGGGAATCATCCCGGCCATCGAGTCCGCGCACGCGGTCGCGGCGGCGCGGGTCGTCGCAAAGCAGCTTCGCGACGAGCTCGGCCGGGAGCCGGTTCTGATCGTCAACGTCTCGGGCCGCGGCGACAAGGACGTCGACACGGCGGCGCGGTGGTTCGATCTGCACCCCGAGAGCATCCGCACGCCCGCGGAGACCACCGGCCCGGAGACGGCCGAACAAGAGCTGAGCGACCAGCGGAAGGAGCAGGGCAAGTGA
- the trpC gene encoding indole-3-glycerol phosphate synthase TrpC, translating to MATVLDDIIAGVREDLAAREAKIPFEEIKARSLDAPPALDALAALSGPGVQVIAEVKRASPSKGDLADIPEPAVLAGQYADNGAAVISCLTEERRFRGSLADLDAVRAAVDIPVLRKDFIVTPYQVHEARAHGADLVLLMVSALDQPALEALLDRTESLGMHALVEAHTAEEVDRAIAAGAKILGINARNLKTLEVDMGVYGKLAPMLPDDVVKVAESGVKGPEDLRAYADQGADCVLVGEGLVTAGDPGDACRRLVAAGQHPASRG from the coding sequence ATGGCAACGGTTCTCGACGACATCATCGCCGGCGTCCGCGAGGATTTGGCCGCCCGCGAGGCGAAGATTCCCTTCGAGGAGATCAAGGCCCGCTCGCTCGATGCCCCGCCCGCCCTCGACGCGCTGGCCGCGCTGTCCGGCCCGGGCGTGCAGGTCATCGCCGAGGTCAAGCGCGCCTCGCCGTCCAAGGGCGACCTGGCGGACATCCCCGAGCCCGCCGTACTGGCCGGGCAGTACGCCGACAACGGCGCGGCCGTCATCTCCTGCCTCACCGAGGAGCGCCGCTTCCGGGGATCCCTCGCCGACCTCGACGCCGTGCGCGCGGCGGTGGACATCCCGGTGCTGCGCAAGGACTTCATCGTCACCCCGTACCAGGTCCACGAGGCCCGCGCCCACGGCGCCGACCTGGTGCTGCTGATGGTTTCGGCGCTGGATCAGCCCGCCCTGGAGGCGCTGCTCGACCGCACCGAGTCGCTGGGCATGCACGCCCTCGTCGAGGCGCACACCGCCGAGGAGGTCGACCGGGCCATCGCCGCCGGCGCGAAGATCCTGGGCATCAACGCCCGCAACCTGAAGACCCTCGAGGTCGACATGGGCGTCTACGGCAAGCTCGCCCCGATGCTTCCCGACGACGTGGTCAAGGTCGCCGAGTCGGGGGTCAAGGGCCCGGAGGATCTGCGCGCCTACGCCGACCAGGGCGCGGATTGCGTGCTGGTGGGCGAGGGGCTGGTCACCGCCGGCGATCCGGGCGACGCCTGCCGCCGCCTTGTCGCCGCCGGGCAGCACCCCGCGTCCCGCGGCTGA